A window of Actinomadura rubteroloni contains these coding sequences:
- a CDS encoding ABC transporter ATP-binding protein, with protein sequence MTQQTNALALRGVVKRFGNRAAVDGLDLTVARGVCLGLLGPNGAGKSTTMRLLTGQAVADEGAIEVLGFPVPRESKRARAAMGVVPQQDNLDEELTVRENLEVFAHLYRVPRGGRAAAVARAVARARLTGRERTRVGDLSGGMRRRLLIARGLVHDPALVLLDEPTVGLDPQVRAELWGLIDGLRTAGTTVLMSTHYIEEAERLADDCAVMARGRVIARGAPSDLVARHAGKQAVEYHGPPARLAEVERIARTAGLPTRRTGPSVAVLRAEELPPSALEALGADGIVRHPTLEDVFVILTGERVE encoded by the coding sequence GTGACACAACAGACGAACGCGCTCGCGCTGCGCGGCGTCGTGAAGCGGTTCGGGAACCGCGCGGCGGTGGACGGCCTCGACCTCACGGTCGCGCGCGGCGTCTGCCTCGGGCTGCTCGGCCCGAACGGCGCCGGGAAGTCGACGACCATGCGGCTGCTGACCGGGCAGGCCGTCGCGGACGAGGGCGCGATCGAGGTGCTGGGATTCCCGGTGCCGCGCGAGTCCAAGCGGGCGCGGGCGGCCATGGGCGTGGTCCCGCAGCAGGACAACCTGGACGAGGAGCTGACCGTCCGGGAGAACCTGGAGGTCTTCGCACACCTGTACCGCGTGCCGCGCGGCGGCCGGGCGGCGGCGGTCGCGCGGGCGGTGGCGCGGGCGCGGCTCACCGGACGCGAGCGGACCCGCGTCGGCGACCTGTCCGGCGGGATGCGGCGGCGGCTGCTGATCGCGCGCGGGCTCGTCCACGACCCGGCGCTGGTGCTGCTGGACGAGCCGACCGTCGGCCTCGACCCGCAGGTCAGGGCCGAGCTGTGGGGACTGATCGACGGGCTGCGCACGGCCGGGACGACCGTCCTGATGTCCACCCACTACATCGAGGAGGCCGAGCGGCTGGCCGACGACTGCGCGGTGATGGCGCGCGGCCGGGTGATCGCGCGCGGCGCCCCGTCCGACCTGGTCGCCCGGCACGCGGGCAAGCAGGCGGTCGAGTACCACGGCCCGCCGGCGCGCCTGGCCGAAGTGGAGCGCATCGCGCGCACCGCGGGCCTCCCGACCCGTCGCACGGGCCCCTCAGTCGCCGTCCTGCGCGCCGAGGAACTGCCGCCGTCGGCACTCGAAGCGCTCGGCGCGGACGGCATCGTCCGCCACCCCACCCTGGAGGACGTCTTCGTGATCCTGACCGGCGAGCGCGTCGAGTGA
- a CDS encoding DMT family transporter: MPLTSTTRGMVGAASGMALVGALPAVSALLAAFPALGGQAVRYGIAAAILGVLVRVTGGPPPKLRPRDVVLLAALALTGLAGFNLCVLAAVRDTSPATTGTVIAISPVVLAVAGPYLARRARPAGAVVAGAAVVAAGTAVATGLGGASPRGLAFAFGALAGEVCFSLLALPLLPRLGPLRVSAYTAGLAAPMLLAAGLVVDGTHVGRVPTPKEAAALAFLAVVITTVAFLLWYDALGRLGADRAGLFTGMIPVSAVATTAALGLGAPSAAELAGSALVTAGVLLGMRRTAAPPASRNLKAAPPERARIPNA, from the coding sequence ATGCCTCTCACCAGCACCACGCGCGGCATGGTCGGCGCCGCGTCCGGCATGGCGCTCGTCGGCGCGCTGCCCGCCGTGTCCGCGCTGCTCGCGGCGTTCCCGGCCCTCGGCGGCCAGGCCGTCCGGTACGGGATCGCGGCGGCGATCCTCGGCGTGCTCGTCCGCGTGACGGGCGGCCCGCCGCCGAAGCTGAGGCCCCGGGACGTGGTGCTGCTCGCCGCGCTCGCGCTGACCGGGCTCGCCGGGTTCAACCTGTGCGTGCTCGCCGCCGTCCGCGACACGAGCCCCGCCACGACCGGGACGGTCATCGCGATCTCCCCCGTCGTGCTCGCCGTCGCCGGGCCGTACCTGGCCCGCCGCGCCCGTCCCGCCGGCGCGGTCGTCGCGGGCGCGGCCGTCGTCGCGGCGGGCACGGCCGTCGCGACCGGGCTCGGCGGCGCGTCCCCGCGCGGGCTGGCGTTCGCGTTCGGCGCGCTGGCGGGCGAGGTCTGCTTCTCGCTGCTCGCGCTGCCGCTGCTGCCGCGCCTCGGCCCGCTGCGCGTCTCGGCGTACACGGCCGGGCTCGCGGCGCCGATGCTGCTGGCCGCCGGGCTCGTCGTGGACGGAACGCACGTCGGCCGCGTCCCGACCCCGAAGGAGGCGGCGGCCCTGGCGTTCCTCGCCGTCGTGATCACGACGGTCGCGTTCCTGCTCTGGTACGACGCGCTCGGCCGCCTCGGCGCGGACCGCGCGGGCCTGTTCACCGGCATGATCCCCGTCAGCGCGGTCGCGACGACGGCGGCGCTCGGCCTCGGCGCCCCGAGCGCCGCCGAACTGGCCGGATCCGCGCTCGTCACCGCCGGCGTCCTGCTCGGCATGCGGCGGACGGCCGCGCCACCGGCAAGTCGTAACCTAAAGGCGGCCCCACCCGAACGCGCGAGGATCCCGAATGCCTGA
- a CDS encoding fumarate hydratase → MPEFSYTDLLPLGPDDTEYRLLTSDGVSTFEANGRTFLQVEPEALRLLTETAMRDIAHLLRPAHLTQLRRILDDPEASPNDRFVALDLLKNAGIASGGVLPMCQDTGTAIVMGKRGQHVLTDGRDEEHIARGVFDAYTRLNLRYSQMAPVTMWDEKNTGTNLPAQIELYATPGDAYKFLFMAKGGGSANKSFLYQETKAVLNPTRMLGFLEEKIRSLGTAACPPYHLAIVVGGTSAEFALKTAKYASAHYLDTMPDAGSPLGHGFRDVELEQQVFELTQRLGIGAQFGGKYFCHDVRVIRLPRHGASCPVAIAVSCSADRQAVAKITAEGVFLEKLETDPARFLPETTDEHLDGDVVRVDLNRPMDEIRAELTRYPVKTRLSLTGPLVVARDIAHAKIKERLDAGEPMPSYLRDHAVYYAGPAKTPEGYASGSFGPTTAGRMDSYVEQFQAAGGSLVMLAKGNRSQQVTDACKAHGGFYLGSIGGPAARLAQDCIKKVDVLEYAELGMEAVWKIEVEDFPAFVVVDDKGNDFFADTTGPLLSIGRR, encoded by the coding sequence ATGCCTGAGTTCTCCTACACCGACCTGCTGCCCCTCGGCCCGGACGACACCGAGTACCGGCTGCTGACCAGCGACGGCGTCTCCACGTTCGAGGCGAACGGCCGGACGTTCCTCCAGGTCGAGCCGGAAGCCCTGCGGCTGCTCACCGAGACCGCGATGCGCGACATCGCGCACCTGCTGCGCCCGGCGCACCTGACGCAGCTCCGCAGGATCCTCGACGACCCCGAGGCCAGCCCGAACGACCGGTTCGTCGCGCTGGACCTGCTGAAGAACGCGGGCATCGCGTCCGGCGGCGTCCTGCCGATGTGCCAGGACACCGGCACGGCGATCGTCATGGGCAAGCGCGGCCAGCACGTCCTCACCGACGGCCGCGACGAGGAGCACATCGCGCGCGGGGTGTTCGACGCCTACACCCGGCTGAACCTGCGGTACTCGCAGATGGCGCCGGTCACGATGTGGGACGAGAAGAACACCGGCACCAACCTCCCCGCGCAGATCGAGCTGTACGCGACGCCGGGCGACGCCTACAAGTTCCTGTTCATGGCCAAGGGCGGCGGCAGCGCGAACAAGTCGTTCCTGTACCAGGAGACGAAGGCCGTCCTGAACCCGACGCGGATGCTGGGCTTCCTGGAGGAGAAGATCCGCTCGCTCGGCACGGCCGCGTGCCCGCCGTACCACCTGGCGATCGTGGTGGGCGGGACGTCCGCCGAGTTCGCGCTGAAGACGGCCAAGTACGCGTCCGCGCACTACCTCGACACGATGCCGGACGCGGGCTCGCCGCTCGGCCACGGGTTCCGGGACGTCGAGCTGGAGCAGCAGGTGTTCGAGCTGACGCAGCGGCTCGGCATCGGCGCGCAGTTCGGCGGCAAGTACTTCTGCCACGACGTCCGGGTGATCCGGCTGCCCCGGCACGGCGCGTCCTGCCCGGTCGCGATCGCGGTGTCGTGCAGCGCCGACCGGCAGGCCGTCGCCAAGATCACCGCCGAGGGCGTTTTCCTGGAGAAGCTGGAGACCGACCCGGCCCGCTTCCTGCCCGAGACGACCGACGAGCACCTCGACGGCGACGTCGTCCGCGTCGACCTCAACCGGCCGATGGACGAGATCCGCGCCGAGCTGACCCGCTACCCGGTGAAGACGCGGCTGTCGCTGACGGGCCCGCTCGTGGTGGCCCGCGACATCGCGCACGCCAAGATCAAGGAGCGGCTGGACGCGGGCGAGCCCATGCCGTCCTACCTGCGCGACCACGCCGTCTACTACGCGGGGCCCGCCAAGACGCCCGAGGGCTACGCGTCCGGGTCGTTCGGCCCGACGACGGCCGGGCGCATGGACTCCTACGTCGAGCAGTTCCAGGCGGCGGGCGGCTCGCTCGTCATGCTGGCCAAGGGCAACCGGTCGCAGCAGGTGACCGACGCGTGCAAGGCGCACGGCGGGTTCTACCTCGGCTCGATCGGCGGCCCGGCCGCGCGGCTGGCGCAGGACTGCATCAAGAAGGTGGACGTCCTCGAATACGCCGAACTCGGCATGGAGGCCGTCTGGAAGATCGAGGTGGAGGACTTCCCGGCGTTCGTCGTCGTGGACGACAAGGGCAACGACTTCTTCGCCGACACGACCGGTCCGCTGCTGTCCATCGGGCGCCGCTGA
- a CDS encoding MFS transporter — MTGSVTTRVRRARAAGYAVFAVQGLCFAALVSRVNQVRDAHHMTDDQINLVVLCVPIVAGVGSAVAAPLMGRFGSRIVLRVSQPFVCLTVLAIGLSGSADIPVYIAVAVFGFFVGAVDASMNAQAVTSERAYGISILTGFHAVWAAAAGIGALWAWVANTYVYPDHLTTSLAVGFAIPAVLGTAVTLVAGPRLAAKEDEVAVPAGAELKAAAKLVPWRPVLIIGLAMGCFYVADSMLSNFGALYFDNDLHSKDVAPLGLAAYQVAMVASRAVADFGVRRFGAARVVRAGTVAGMAGLLLVVAAQNAPMAIAGFAVTGLGLCVIPPLSFSAAGRVDPSGLGVAVARVNIFNYVGFVAGAVVVLILQPLSSYQTSYIVPAVLTLAIIALARGFEPAPVHDASETPAPVR; from the coding sequence ATGACGGGCAGCGTCACCACGCGCGTCCGGCGCGCGCGGGCGGCCGGGTACGCCGTCTTCGCCGTCCAGGGCCTGTGCTTCGCGGCGCTGGTCAGCCGGGTCAACCAGGTCCGGGACGCCCACCACATGACCGACGACCAGATCAACCTGGTCGTCCTGTGCGTCCCGATCGTCGCGGGCGTCGGCAGCGCGGTCGCCGCGCCGCTGATGGGACGGTTCGGCAGCCGCATCGTGCTCCGCGTCTCCCAGCCGTTCGTGTGCCTGACCGTCCTCGCGATCGGCCTGTCCGGCAGCGCCGACATCCCGGTCTACATCGCGGTCGCGGTGTTCGGCTTCTTCGTCGGGGCGGTGGACGCGTCGATGAACGCGCAGGCCGTCACGTCCGAGCGGGCGTACGGGATCAGCATCCTCACCGGCTTCCACGCGGTCTGGGCGGCGGCGGCCGGGATCGGCGCGCTGTGGGCGTGGGTCGCCAACACCTACGTGTACCCCGACCACCTGACGACGTCGCTCGCGGTGGGGTTCGCGATCCCGGCCGTCCTCGGGACGGCGGTGACGCTCGTGGCCGGCCCCCGCCTCGCCGCCAAGGAGGACGAGGTCGCCGTGCCCGCCGGGGCGGAGCTGAAGGCGGCGGCCAAGCTCGTCCCGTGGCGCCCGGTACTGATCATCGGGCTGGCGATGGGCTGCTTCTACGTCGCCGACTCGATGCTGTCCAACTTCGGCGCCCTGTACTTCGACAACGACCTGCACAGCAAGGACGTCGCGCCGCTCGGCCTGGCCGCCTACCAGGTCGCGATGGTCGCGAGCCGGGCCGTCGCCGACTTCGGCGTCCGCCGGTTCGGCGCGGCCCGCGTCGTCCGCGCCGGGACGGTCGCGGGCATGGCGGGGCTGCTGCTCGTCGTCGCCGCGCAGAACGCGCCGATGGCCATCGCGGGCTTCGCCGTGACGGGCCTCGGCCTCTGCGTCATCCCGCCGCTGTCGTTCTCGGCGGCGGGCCGCGTCGACCCGTCCGGGCTGGGCGTCGCGGTGGCGCGGGTCAACATCTTCAACTACGTGGGCTTCGTGGCGGGGGCGGTGGTCGTGCTGATCCTCCAGCCGCTGTCCAGCTACCAGACGTCCTACATCGTCCCGGCGGTCCTGACGCTGGCGATCATCGCGCTGGCCCGCGGGTTCGAGCCCGCCCCCGTCCACGACGCGTCCGAAACCCCCGCGCCGGTCCGCTGA
- a CDS encoding DUF1707 SHOCT-like domain-containing protein produces MDSSRPRRPGEPVRRVTELRASDADRERVVALLGDALADGRLTLDEHSDRTTRAYAARTLGELTGLTGDLAPRETQPIIADDRPVSVLFGRVRREGRWVVPVKLPLFALFGTVELDLRDAVLQRRHTVVDALVLGGRIRLIVPDGVRVQVTGRTVVGTRELRHRPADGGPTVEIAGTLLLASVRAQAPKRSLRERVRGRLGRRR; encoded by the coding sequence GTGGATTCGTCCCGTCCGCGCAGGCCCGGGGAACCGGTGCGGCGCGTCACCGAACTGCGCGCCTCCGACGCCGACCGGGAGCGGGTCGTCGCGCTGCTCGGCGACGCCCTCGCGGACGGCCGCCTCACCCTGGACGAGCACTCCGACCGCACCACCCGCGCCTACGCCGCCCGCACGCTCGGCGAGCTGACCGGGCTGACCGGCGACCTGGCGCCGCGCGAGACCCAGCCGATCATCGCCGACGACCGGCCCGTCTCGGTGCTGTTCGGCCGCGTCCGCCGCGAGGGACGCTGGGTCGTGCCGGTGAAGCTCCCGCTGTTCGCCCTGTTCGGGACGGTCGAACTCGACCTGCGCGACGCCGTCCTCCAGCGCCGGCACACCGTGGTGGACGCCCTCGTCCTCGGCGGGCGGATCCGCCTGATCGTCCCCGACGGCGTCCGCGTCCAGGTCACCGGACGCACCGTCGTCGGCACCCGCGAACTGCGGCACCGCCCGGCCGACGGCGGGCCGACCGTCGAGATCGCCGGGACGCTGCTGCTGGCGTCCGTCCGCGCGCAGGCGCCGAAGCGGTCACTGCGCGAACGCGTGCGCGGCCGCCTAGGCCGCAGACGCTGA
- a CDS encoding serine/threonine-protein kinase: MSQSERLVLATRYRLVSEIGQGANGTVWRGHDDLLDRAVAIKELRLPADLTENDRVVFYRRTLREARAPAQLRSTSIIEVYDVVIEQGRPWIIMELIEAPSLEQLIERSGPLPPDQVGYIGRRLLDALAVAHRSGIVHRDLKPSNVLLDGDRVVLTDFGLAFSSGSASLTKTGHFMGSPAYVAPEVAAGEKATPRSDLWSLGATLYAALEGKPPFERDNVMATLSALANEQPPTPRNAGPLASVVTGLLEKHPTRRLTHARAVDRLERALTGPRSARRAGAPRLRVMAVIALAGGVVASCAIGATALTVGMMREQPDPKPSTAPPPTVAPGPNASGSLLVKARTAGCRIFVAIPGDTLTVLANNETVPVGSARRFDQPRLNAVVYDSSACEVWVNGRKKPLGGPGERRNYTVRASAGQ, from the coding sequence ATGTCTCAGTCTGAGCGCCTCGTGCTCGCGACGCGCTACCGGCTGGTCTCGGAAATCGGCCAGGGTGCCAACGGCACCGTCTGGCGCGGGCATGACGACCTCCTCGATCGCGCGGTGGCGATCAAGGAACTGCGGCTGCCCGCCGACCTCACCGAGAACGACCGGGTCGTCTTCTACCGCCGCACGCTCCGCGAGGCACGGGCGCCGGCACAGCTCCGCTCCACCTCGATCATCGAGGTGTACGACGTCGTCATCGAGCAGGGCCGGCCGTGGATCATCATGGAGCTGATCGAGGCCCCGAGCCTGGAACAGCTCATCGAGCGCTCCGGCCCGCTCCCGCCCGACCAGGTCGGCTACATCGGCCGCCGCCTGCTGGACGCGCTGGCCGTCGCGCACCGGTCCGGGATCGTCCACCGGGACCTCAAGCCCAGCAACGTCCTGCTCGACGGCGACCGCGTCGTCCTCACCGACTTCGGGCTCGCGTTCTCCTCCGGCTCGGCCAGCCTCACCAAGACCGGCCACTTCATGGGCTCCCCCGCCTACGTCGCGCCCGAGGTCGCGGCCGGGGAGAAGGCCACCCCCCGCTCGGACCTGTGGTCCCTCGGCGCGACCCTGTACGCGGCGCTGGAGGGCAAGCCGCCCTTCGAACGCGACAACGTCATGGCGACGCTCAGCGCCCTCGCCAACGAGCAGCCGCCGACCCCGCGCAACGCCGGGCCGCTCGCGTCCGTCGTCACCGGGCTGCTGGAGAAGCACCCGACCCGCCGCCTCACCCACGCCCGCGCCGTGGACCGGCTGGAGCGCGCCCTCACCGGCCCCCGCTCGGCCCGCCGCGCCGGGGCGCCCCGGCTGCGCGTGATGGCGGTGATCGCGCTCGCGGGCGGCGTCGTCGCGTCCTGCGCGATCGGCGCGACCGCCCTCACCGTCGGGATGATGCGCGAGCAGCCCGACCCGAAGCCCAGCACCGCGCCGCCGCCGACCGTCGCGCCCGGCCCGAACGCGTCGGGGTCGCTGCTGGTCAAGGCGCGGACGGCCGGCTGCCGCATCTTCGTCGCGATCCCCGGCGACACCCTGACCGTCCTCGCCAACAACGAGACCGTCCCGGTGGGCAGCGCCCGCCGGTTCGACCAGCCGCGGCTGAACGCCGTCGTGTACGACTCGTCGGCCTGCGAAGTGTGGGTCAACGGCCGCAAGAAGCCGCTCGGCGGCCCCGGCGAGCGCCGCAACTACACCGTCCGGGCGTCCGCCGGGCAGTGA
- the pdxR gene encoding MocR-like pyridoxine biosynthesis transcription factor PdxR: MDLHLPLDRSSGLAAQIAAGLRAGIRAGRLTAGTRLPSSRALAQDLGVSRGVVVTAYEQLLAEGFLVARPGDGTRVAPLARPSAADAGAAGPDEPRAAVADLRPGQPDLAAFPRARWLAALRAALRDSPHDALLGYPDPAGDLALRTELAGYLGRVRAADASADRITIVSGVAHGLSALAGLLARDGRVLAVEDPTSDRQLPLLRAAGARIVRVPVDAEGLDVAALAASPARAVLVTPAHQYPTGVVLSPARRAALIAWARETGGVVVEDDYDAEFRYDRDPVGCLQGVDPERVVLLGSVSKALAPALRLGWTVAPPALTDGLREHRALTDLGNPSLEQRALARFLADGGHDRHLRVMRRRYRARRDALAAALRAHLPVAVVRGVAAGLHLYVELPPGCDEDAVVAAAADGGVLVTGARGSWSPDRAGAAPPALVLGYGRAGTARLERSVEVLARAVTPRAHG; this comes from the coding sequence ATGGATCTGCACCTTCCGCTGGACCGGTCGTCCGGGCTGGCCGCGCAGATCGCGGCCGGGCTGCGCGCCGGGATCCGCGCGGGGCGGCTGACGGCAGGGACGCGGCTGCCGTCCAGCCGCGCGCTCGCGCAGGACCTCGGGGTGTCGCGCGGCGTGGTCGTCACGGCCTACGAGCAGTTGCTCGCCGAAGGCTTCCTGGTGGCGCGGCCGGGGGACGGGACGCGGGTCGCGCCGCTGGCCCGTCCGTCCGCCGCCGACGCGGGCGCGGCCGGGCCGGACGAGCCGCGCGCCGCCGTCGCCGACCTGCGGCCCGGCCAGCCGGACCTGGCGGCGTTCCCGCGCGCCCGGTGGCTGGCGGCGCTGCGGGCCGCGCTGCGCGACAGCCCGCACGACGCGCTGCTCGGCTACCCCGACCCGGCCGGGGACCTCGCGCTGCGGACCGAGCTGGCCGGGTACCTCGGGCGCGTGCGGGCCGCCGACGCGTCCGCCGACCGGATCACGATCGTCAGCGGCGTCGCGCACGGGCTGTCGGCGCTGGCGGGGCTGCTCGCGCGGGACGGGCGCGTCCTGGCCGTCGAGGACCCGACGAGCGACCGCCAGCTCCCGCTGCTGCGCGCCGCCGGGGCGCGGATCGTCCGGGTGCCGGTGGACGCCGAGGGCCTGGACGTCGCCGCGCTCGCCGCGTCGCCCGCGCGGGCCGTGCTCGTCACGCCCGCGCACCAGTACCCGACCGGCGTCGTCCTGTCGCCCGCGCGGCGGGCCGCGCTGATCGCCTGGGCGCGCGAGACGGGCGGCGTCGTCGTCGAGGACGACTACGACGCCGAGTTCCGCTACGACCGCGACCCCGTCGGCTGCCTCCAGGGCGTCGATCCCGAGCGCGTCGTGCTGCTCGGCTCGGTGAGCAAGGCGCTCGCGCCCGCGCTGCGGCTCGGCTGGACCGTCGCGCCGCCCGCGCTGACCGACGGGCTGCGCGAGCACCGCGCGCTGACCGATCTCGGCAACCCGTCGCTGGAGCAGCGCGCCCTGGCCCGCTTCCTCGCCGACGGCGGCCACGACCGGCACCTGCGCGTCATGCGCCGCCGCTACCGGGCGCGCCGCGACGCCCTCGCCGCCGCGCTGCGCGCGCATCTGCCGGTCGCGGTCGTCCGGGGCGTGGCGGCGGGCCTGCACCTCTACGTCGAGCTGCCACCGGGATGCGACGAGGACGCCGTGGTCGCGGCGGCGGCGGACGGCGGCGTGCTCGTCACCGGGGCGCGCGGCTCATGGTCGCCCGACCGCGCCGGCGCGGCGCCGCCCGCGCTCGTCCTCGGTTACGGACGGGCCGGAACCGCGCGCCTGGAGCGGTCCGTCGAAGTTCTCGCCCGCGCGGTTACCCCGCGTGCTCACGGGTAG
- a CDS encoding ABC transporter permease encodes MWRYEAAQFTRYWKPQTFGALFEPAFMLLAFGYGVGSLVAAVAGITYRDFVATGVVGTAALFLSVFPAMFNGYTRRVFQHTYDAVLAAPVDLHELLAGETVWTAARAGVFGSAPLLVGMAFGLDPAPGMLLVPFIVFATAFGLSLFGAWTAARVASINSLDYVITGVVTPLMLVAGTYFPMSSLPGWAQAAAHANPVFHCVELVRHAVFGFRPLADLGHLAGIAAFAAVAWTLALRALRRKLIV; translated from the coding sequence GTGTGGCGGTATGAGGCCGCGCAGTTCACGCGGTACTGGAAGCCGCAGACGTTCGGGGCGCTGTTCGAGCCCGCGTTCATGCTGCTCGCGTTCGGCTACGGCGTCGGGTCGCTGGTCGCGGCGGTCGCGGGGATCACCTACCGGGACTTCGTCGCGACGGGCGTCGTCGGGACGGCCGCGCTGTTCCTGTCGGTGTTCCCGGCGATGTTCAACGGCTACACGCGGCGCGTCTTCCAGCACACCTACGACGCGGTGCTGGCGGCGCCGGTGGACCTGCACGAGCTGCTGGCGGGCGAGACGGTCTGGACGGCGGCGCGCGCGGGCGTGTTCGGTTCGGCGCCGCTGCTGGTCGGGATGGCGTTCGGGCTGGACCCGGCGCCGGGGATGCTGCTGGTGCCGTTCATCGTGTTCGCGACGGCGTTCGGGCTGTCGCTGTTCGGGGCGTGGACGGCGGCGCGCGTCGCGTCCATCAACTCGCTCGACTACGTGATCACCGGCGTGGTGACGCCGCTGATGCTCGTCGCCGGGACATACTTCCCGATGTCGTCGCTGCCCGGCTGGGCGCAGGCGGCGGCGCACGCGAACCCGGTGTTCCACTGCGTCGAGCTGGTGCGGCACGCGGTGTTCGGGTTCCGTCCGCTCGCCGACCTCGGGCACCTGGCGGGCATCGCGGCGTTCGCCGCCGTCGCGTGGACGCTCGCGCTGCGGGCGCTCCGGCGCAAGCTGATCGTGTGA
- the glpX gene encoding class II fructose-bisphosphatase, translating into MSDETTVSSPLTTEPAAPDRNLALELVRVTEAAAMAAARWVGRGDKNGADGAAVNAMRQLINTVSMQGVVVIGEGEKDNAPMLFNGEHVGDGTGAECDVAVDPVDGTRLTALGMNNAIAVLAVAPRGSMYDPSAVFYMEKLVTGAEARDAVDIERPIGDNIRAVARAKGSSVEDVTVVILDRPRHEGIVKEVREAGARIKFILDGDVAGAIMAARAGTGVDLLLGIGGTPEGIIAACAIKALGGVIQGRLWPQDDAERRKAVEAGHDLGRVLTTDDLVTSEDAFFAATGITDGELVEGVRYGKGVATTHSLVMRSRSGTIRQVTSEHQLEKLRAYSAINFDAAV; encoded by the coding sequence ATGTCCGACGAAACGACCGTCTCCTCCCCGCTCACCACCGAGCCCGCCGCACCGGACCGCAACCTGGCGCTCGAACTCGTCCGGGTGACCGAGGCGGCGGCCATGGCCGCCGCCCGCTGGGTGGGACGCGGTGACAAGAACGGCGCCGACGGCGCGGCCGTGAACGCCATGCGGCAACTGATCAACACGGTGTCGATGCAGGGCGTGGTCGTGATCGGCGAGGGCGAGAAGGACAACGCCCCGATGCTGTTCAACGGCGAGCACGTCGGCGACGGCACCGGCGCCGAGTGCGACGTCGCGGTCGACCCGGTGGACGGCACCCGGCTCACCGCGCTCGGGATGAACAACGCGATCGCCGTCCTCGCGGTGGCGCCGCGCGGGTCGATGTACGACCCGTCGGCCGTGTTCTACATGGAGAAGCTGGTCACCGGCGCCGAGGCCCGCGACGCGGTGGACATCGAGCGTCCGATCGGCGACAACATCCGGGCCGTCGCGCGGGCCAAGGGGTCGTCGGTCGAGGACGTGACCGTCGTCATCCTGGACCGGCCCCGGCACGAGGGCATCGTCAAGGAGGTCCGCGAGGCGGGCGCGCGGATCAAGTTCATCCTGGACGGCGACGTCGCCGGCGCGATCATGGCGGCCCGCGCCGGGACCGGCGTGGACCTGCTGCTCGGCATCGGCGGCACCCCCGAGGGCATCATCGCGGCGTGCGCGATCAAGGCGCTCGGCGGCGTGATCCAGGGCCGGTTGTGGCCGCAGGACGACGCCGAGCGCCGCAAGGCCGTCGAGGCCGGGCACGACCTCGGCCGGGTGCTGACCACCGACGATCTCGTCACGTCCGAGGACGCGTTCTTCGCCGCGACCGGGATCACCGACGGCGAGCTGGTGGAGGGCGTCCGGTACGGCAAGGGCGTCGCGACGACGCACTCGCTCGTCATGCGCTCGCGCAGCGGGACGATCAGGCAGGTGACGAGCGAGCACCAGTTGGAGAAGCTGCGCGCCTACAGCGCGATCAACTTCGACGCGGCGGTCTAA